The Candidatus Melainabacteria bacterium RIFOXYA2_FULL_32_9 genomic sequence AAAATCAATTATACGGTAAGCACGTTTATGTCCACATCCTTTATGATGACAGGTTATTCTACCTGTATTATTTCTTCCGGCACGCCTGTTTACACTTACAATCAAAGATTTCTCAGGCTTATCTGTTGTAATTTCTGAAAAATCACTTGTTGTCATGTATCTACGGCCGGCAGAAGTTGGATTTAACTTACGGATACCCATGTTTATGCTCCTATTAATTCACTTAAAGGCTCGCCTTCAATAGTAACTATAGCCTTCTTACTTGATTGAGTTCTGCCAAATTTACTACCCATTCTTTTTTGATGGCTTGGCATGTATATTGTGCGAACTTTCTTTACTTTTCTATCAGGGAAGCATAGTTCTACAGCTTTCTTGATTTCAATTTTTGTGGAATTTTTTAATACCTCAAATGTATATTGACTGTCAACTGTAGCACTGTGAGACTTCTCTGTAATAAGAGGTCTTCTGATTATTTCATATAATCTTTCTTTTTCAGTGTCTATTGTTTTCATTTTTTGAGTAACCTCTCTGTTATATCACTAATAGCTGATTCA encodes the following:
- a CDS encoding 50S ribosomal protein L23, whose amino-acid sequence is MKTIDTEKERLYEIIRRPLITEKSHSATVDSQYTFEVLKNSTKIEIKKAVELCFPDRKVKKVRTIYMPSHQKRMGSKFGRTQSSKKAIVTIEGEPLSELIGA